In Candidatus Melainabacteria bacterium, a single window of DNA contains:
- a CDS encoding acetyl-CoA carboxylase carboxyltransferase subunit beta: MGLKEFFQNRQLKKASKLQSKLATNGDLKSQSQVSDETLCSLWTKCQGCNELLYTSELKKNFSVCKHCHYHHRLAAQERIDLLIDYGSFSETGENILPADPLNFVDLKPYKERLREAKISSGINEAIITGVGTIDNQGIAIATMEFQYIGGSMGSVVGEKITELIEHAIQDRLPLIIVPSSGGARMHEGILSLMQMAKTASALRTFHEERLLYISLLTEPTFGGVTASFAMLGDIIIAEPKARIGFAGRRVIEETIRQKLPKDFQTAEYLLENGQIDMVVPRHNLKQTISNLIRLHSKKTIKSSDFQIIEDEILLKA, from the coding sequence ATGGGACTTAAAGAATTTTTTCAAAATAGACAGCTAAAAAAGGCCTCTAAGTTACAAAGTAAGCTAGCTACAAATGGTGACCTGAAATCACAGTCTCAAGTAAGTGATGAAACATTATGTAGTCTTTGGACAAAGTGTCAAGGTTGTAATGAACTTTTATATACAAGTGAATTAAAAAAGAATTTTTCTGTTTGTAAGCATTGTCACTACCATCACAGACTCGCAGCTCAAGAAAGAATTGATCTTTTAATTGACTATGGAAGCTTTTCTGAAACTGGTGAAAATATTTTACCAGCAGATCCATTAAACTTTGTAGACTTAAAACCATATAAAGAACGTTTAAGAGAGGCTAAAATTTCTTCTGGTATAAATGAAGCAATTATTACTGGAGTTGGAACAATAGATAACCAAGGTATTGCAATAGCAACAATGGAGTTTCAATATATTGGTGGAAGTATGGGGTCAGTTGTAGGAGAAAAAATCACAGAACTAATAGAACATGCGATTCAAGATAGATTACCTCTAATTATTGTGCCAAGTTCAGGTGGTGCAAGAATGCATGAAGGAATTTTAAGCTTAATGCAGATGGCAAAAACTGCAAGTGCTCTTAGAACTTTTCATGAAGAAAGATTACTTTACATTTCTCTTTTAACTGAACCAACATTTGGAGGTGTTACTGCAAGCTTTGCTATGCTTGGTGACATAATAATTGCTGAACCTAAAGCAAGAATTGGCTTTGCTGGAAGAAGAGTAATAGAAGAAACTATAAGACAAAAGCTACCAAAAGATTTTCAGACTGCAGAATATTTACTTGAAAATGGTCAAATAGATATGGTAGTACCAAGACATAATTTAAAACAAACTATTTCTAATTTAATCAGGTTACATTCTAAAAAAACAATAAAAAGCTCTGATTTTCAAATAATCGAGGATGAAATTCTTCTAAAGGCTTAA
- the gshB gene encoding glutathione synthase, protein MIRNLKIAFIADDINNFTEFDIFHNATFSLMLAAQKLQAKVFLTKSNNLKIVNNKVFAKFDEVVLKHELKNYLTIQNSTECLLDSFNIIFARKDPPINENFISYVQTLLLVSNAFIINNPKGILSANEKLYALNFPQIIPPTIVTSDISEIKNFLNSYKEAVIKPLFNRGGEGVFYLSLNDNTCESIIESSTQNGNKTALVQKYLPEVINGDKRIVLLNGVPLGAIYRIPKAGEFRANIRRGASVKACKLSNRDLEICEALKPLLQKDKIYFASIDVIGDYLIEVNVTCPASLQEVERCTGRPAAEEIVKWAINKV, encoded by the coding sequence ATGATTAGAAATTTAAAAATTGCATTTATTGCAGATGACATTAATAACTTTACTGAGTTTGATATCTTTCATAATGCAACATTTAGTTTAATGTTAGCTGCACAAAAGTTACAAGCAAAAGTTTTTCTTACTAAATCAAATAATTTAAAAATTGTTAATAATAAAGTTTTTGCTAAATTTGATGAGGTGGTATTAAAGCATGAACTAAAGAACTACTTAACAATTCAAAATAGCACTGAATGTCTTCTTGATTCTTTCAATATCATCTTCGCTAGGAAGGATCCACCAATAAATGAAAATTTTATTTCTTATGTTCAAACCTTACTCTTGGTTTCTAATGCTTTTATTATTAATAATCCAAAAGGTATTTTATCTGCAAATGAAAAATTATATGCTTTGAATTTTCCTCAAATTATTCCACCAACAATAGTTACTTCAGACATAAGTGAGATAAAAAACTTTTTAAATAGTTATAAGGAAGCTGTTATTAAACCCTTATTTAATAGGGGTGGAGAAGGTGTTTTTTATTTAAGCTTAAATGATAATACCTGTGAATCTATTATTGAATCAAGTACACAAAATGGAAATAAAACTGCATTGGTACAAAAATACCTTCCTGAAGTTATAAATGGTGATAAAAGAATAGTTCTTTTAAATGGTGTTCCTCTTGGTGCAATTTATAGAATACCTAAAGCTGGAGAGTTTAGAGCAAATATCAGGCGTGGTGCAAGTGTAAAAGCATGTAAACTTTCTAACAGAGATTTAGAAATTTGTGAGGCCTTAAAACCACTTTTACAAAAAGATAAGATTTACTTTGCTTCAATAGATGTTATTGGTGATTATTTAATTGAAGTAAATGTCACATGTCCTGCCAGCTTACAAGAAGTTGAAAGATGTACAGGAAGGCCAGCTGCAGAAGAAATTGTAAAATGGGCAATTAATAAAGTGTGA
- a CDS encoding MgtC/SapB family protein: METLATDLEVAQIVIIRILVSFILGVIIGIERGISHKVVGFRTLSLVCVGSTGFTLISIYGFHGVDTSRVAAQIVSGIGFLGAGAILHRGYITKGLTTATALWVAAAVGMACGTGMFVLAFIITLMSLILLWVLKPFKIHLDRMRDGDNGNNKQNKKEENEEF; the protein is encoded by the coding sequence ATGGAAACATTAGCGACAGATTTAGAAGTTGCACAAATAGTAATTATAAGAATTTTAGTTTCTTTTATTTTAGGTGTAATTATTGGGATTGAAAGAGGGATAAGTCATAAAGTAGTTGGGTTTAGAACTTTGTCTCTTGTATGTGTAGGTTCAACAGGTTTTACATTAATTTCAATTTATGGATTTCATGGAGTAGATACTTCACGTGTAGCTGCTCAAATAGTTAGTGGTATTGGTTTTCTTGGTGCTGGTGCAATTCTTCACAGAGGATATATTACAAAAGGCTTAACTACTGCAACTGCACTTTGGGTTGCTGCAGCAGTTGGTATGGCTTGTGGTACAGGAATGTTTGTTCTTGCTTTTATAATTACTTTAATGTCATTAATTTTGCTTTGGGTTTTAAAGCCATTTAAGATTCATCTTGATCGTATGAGAGATGGTGATAATGGAAATAATAAACAAAATAAAAAGGAAGAAAATGAAGAATTCTGA
- a CDS encoding AI-2E family transporter, whose amino-acid sequence MTEFWERRAKQLLVISGLILLLFVFVKFAKYFADVLVIIGISILIAYLFIGPVDLLTRIVKFRTVAVMLVYLIILGFLITILIFVAPKVTKEFGEFTKEIPNIVNFLDGKVSKLETFLNKNNIYVNLSTVKSIVTTKLTPLTVDPIGNVLGVALSTFHFIFYILVTAVTSYYFLLDGHKIADDITQYIPKKYQCHIRSLITELDKCLRGFYGGMVKLALINATVMFTTYLIMKVPYSLLLAIWHFLWCIIPVVGGWVGLVPALLVIALTDPYKVWIPLVVYEGFTRLIKDNFITPRIMGDAIGMHPVLVLIAVLVGLKTAGLIGVLFALPTFGVLNVIFKYSLKQLQSIEENL is encoded by the coding sequence ATGACAGAATTTTGGGAAAGACGTGCAAAACAACTTTTAGTAATTTCAGGATTAATACTTTTACTTTTTGTTTTTGTTAAGTTTGCTAAATATTTTGCTGACGTTCTAGTTATTATTGGAATTTCAATTTTAATAGCATACCTTTTTATTGGGCCTGTTGATTTACTAACCAGGATTGTAAAATTTCGAACCGTTGCAGTAATGCTTGTATATCTTATAATCCTAGGTTTCTTAATAACAATACTTATTTTTGTAGCTCCAAAAGTTACAAAAGAATTTGGTGAGTTTACTAAAGAAATTCCTAACATAGTAAATTTTCTAGATGGAAAAGTTAGCAAATTAGAAACATTTTTAAATAAAAATAATATTTATGTTAATTTATCAACTGTTAAAAGTATTGTAACAACTAAACTTACCCCTTTAACAGTTGACCCAATAGGAAATGTTCTTGGAGTTGCTCTTAGTACTTTTCATTTTATTTTTTACATCCTAGTTACTGCTGTTACTTCATATTACTTTTTATTGGATGGGCATAAAATTGCAGATGACATTACACAGTACATTCCTAAAAAATATCAATGTCATATTCGTAGTTTAATAACTGAATTAGATAAATGTTTAAGAGGATTTTATGGTGGCATGGTAAAGTTAGCCTTAATCAATGCAACAGTTATGTTTACAACTTACTTAATAATGAAAGTGCCTTATTCATTACTCCTTGCTATTTGGCATTTCTTGTGGTGTATTATCCCTGTAGTTGGTGGATGGGTAGGTTTAGTACCTGCATTACTTGTTATTGCTCTTACAGATCCATACAAAGTCTGGATACCACTTGTAGTATATGAAGGATTTACAAGACTAATCAAGGATAATTTTATTACTCCAAGAATTATGGGAGATGCAATTGGAATGCACCCAGTATTAGTATTAATAGCAGTTTTAGTTGGTTTAAAAACAGCAGGATTAATTGGTGTTCTTTTTGCACTGCCAACTTTTGGAGTGCTAAACGTAATATTTAAATATTCTCTAAAACAATTACAATCAATAGAGGAAAATCTTTAA
- a CDS encoding fumarylacetoacetate hydrolase family protein, with product MKYLGRFFHPRKKLTFYGLYNSNENLVYPVESIFYPNKTGNPFNFNHLHPLLCASPTKIVCIGKNYRSHIKEFKSTIPEEPVIFLKALNSIIGPEEKIILPNESMQVDYEGEIAIVIKKEAEKVSEDKSMDFVLGYTCANDITARDLQKKDGQWARAKSFKTFCPVGPWILPKEEFLNYQELILKTYVNDKPVQIAKAGSMIFNIPYIVSFVSRAMTLYPGDIILTGTPSGVGPLKRNYKIAVEIEQIGTLINRVGAFACHKKCLIPS from the coding sequence ATGAAATATTTAGGTAGATTTTTTCATCCTCGCAAGAAATTAACTTTCTATGGTTTGTATAACTCAAATGAGAACTTAGTTTATCCTGTTGAATCAATTTTCTATCCAAATAAAACTGGTAATCCATTTAACTTTAATCACTTGCATCCTTTACTCTGTGCAAGTCCAACAAAAATTGTTTGTATTGGAAAAAACTACAGAAGTCATATTAAAGAATTTAAGTCAACTATTCCTGAAGAACCAGTTATTTTTTTAAAAGCTCTTAATTCAATAATTGGTCCTGAAGAAAAAATAATTCTGCCAAATGAGTCCATGCAGGTGGATTATGAAGGTGAAATTGCAATTGTAATTAAAAAAGAAGCTGAAAAAGTCAGTGAAGATAAATCAATGGATTTTGTACTTGGTTATACCTGTGCAAATGATATTACAGCAAGGGATCTTCAAAAAAAAGATGGACAATGGGCAAGAGCAAAAAGCTTTAAAACATTTTGTCCAGTTGGTCCTTGGATTTTGCCAAAAGAAGAGTTTCTGAATTATCAAGAACTAATTTTAAAAACATATGTAAACGATAAACCTGTTCAAATTGCAAAAGCTGGCTCAATGATTTTTAACATACCGTACATTGTAAGTTTTGTTTCTAGAGCAATGACTTTATATCCAGGTGATATCATTTTAACTGGCACTCCTTCAGGTGTTGGGCCATTAAAAAGGAATTATAAAATTGCTGTTGAAATTGAACAAATTGGCACTCTTATAAATAGAGTTGGAGCTTTTGCTTGCCACAAAAAATGTTTAATACCGTCATAG
- a CDS encoding adenosylhomocysteinase — translation MTIAKNEIKDLLLANTGEERIKWAGSQMPVLNGIKERFAKEKPLSKIKVAACCHVTTETAVLALTLQAGGADCLLIASNPLSTQDDVAASLVKNHNISVFAIKGESTETYRKHVGIALAHEPNIIIDDGSDVVATLLKDKKDLVKNIIGTTEETTTGLVRLHSMEKDGVLTFPAIAVNDSQTKHMFDNRYGTGQSTIDGILRATNILIAGKIVVICGYGWCGKGVAKRASGLGARVIVTEINPVKALEATMDGYQVLSISEASKIGDVFITVTGNKSVIDKQHFLLLKDGAILCNSGHFDLEINLQALSQISSSKKTIRPFLEEYIVNNKKIYILAEGRLVNLSAAEGHPALVMDMSFANQALAVEYLVKNKGKLKSGVQKLPHELDKEIASIKLKTLEIQIDKLTPEQIEYMNSWKEGT, via the coding sequence ATGACTATAGCTAAAAATGAAATTAAAGATCTGTTGCTAGCAAATACTGGAGAAGAAAGAATTAAATGGGCAGGTAGCCAAATGCCAGTCTTAAATGGTATTAAAGAAAGATTTGCAAAAGAAAAACCACTAAGTAAAATCAAGGTTGCTGCATGTTGTCATGTTACAACTGAAACTGCAGTTCTTGCACTAACTTTACAAGCAGGTGGTGCAGATTGTTTGTTAATTGCAAGTAACCCATTAAGTACTCAAGATGATGTAGCAGCAAGTTTAGTAAAAAATCACAACATTTCTGTTTTTGCTATAAAAGGTGAAAGTACTGAAACTTACAGAAAGCATGTTGGAATTGCTTTAGCACATGAGCCAAATATTATTATTGATGATGGATCAGATGTTGTTGCTACATTGCTTAAAGACAAAAAAGATCTTGTAAAAAATATTATTGGTACAACAGAAGAAACTACTACAGGTTTAGTTAGACTTCATTCAATGGAAAAAGATGGGGTTCTTACTTTTCCTGCAATTGCTGTAAATGATTCTCAAACAAAACATATGTTTGATAACCGTTATGGCACTGGTCAATCTACCATAGATGGGATTTTAAGAGCAACAAATATCTTAATTGCTGGAAAAATTGTTGTCATTTGTGGATATGGCTGGTGTGGAAAAGGGGTTGCAAAAAGAGCAAGTGGTCTTGGAGCAAGAGTTATAGTTACTGAAATTAATCCTGTTAAAGCTCTTGAAGCAACAATGGATGGTTATCAAGTTTTATCAATTAGTGAAGCAAGTAAAATTGGTGATGTTTTTATAACAGTAACAGGCAATAAGTCAGTAATTGATAAACAACATTTCTTGCTTTTAAAAGATGGAGCAATACTTTGTAATTCCGGACACTTTGATCTGGAAATAAATCTTCAAGCACTCTCTCAAATCTCATCAAGTAAAAAAACAATTAGACCATTTCTTGAAGAATATATAGTAAATAATAAAAAGATTTATATCCTTGCTGAAGGAAGGCTTGTGAATTTAAGTGCAGCAGAAGGACATCCTGCACTTGTAATGGATATGAGTTTTGCAAATCAAGCACTTGCTGTTGAATATTTGGTAAAAAATAAAGGTAAGTTAAAATCTGGTGTTCAAAAATTGCCACATGAACTTGACAAAGAAATTGCAAGCATAAAGCTTAAAACATTAGAGATTCAAATTGATAAGTTAACACCTGAACAAATCGAGTATATGAACTCTTGGAAAGAAGGGACGTAA
- the uvrC gene encoding excinuclease ABC subunit UvrC, with protein sequence MKKTTIGLNPILKTQLKNIPPSSGIYMMLDKRGEVIYIGKAVNLKDRIRSYLNIKSWNTRPKLYFMMPKVHEIKTVVTRSEKEALILEANLVNKYQPKYNVTLKDDKKFPWLMITYDEKYPRVVLIRDVAGFKKKYPKTKNKFFGPYSDSSAMWETYKILKEGFQLRLRKKPLFKDRPCMNYHLSLCSSPCQNLITYSDYHKIVKQVEDFLLGKYNVVLKELNKEMNQASKELKYEKAAKIRDTIKKIEKVLEKQIVVSADVTLNQDVFACDYKNQNMVLELLLIREGKIIAIESLTIVIPKETNLLDAFNDAIKQYYTRIQDENIPYEIIVQYDLKEKDFIKDWLASRKQGVIITCPKKGKKLELVKMAKQNAKFALQKILLTGGDLVGVLHAMPLQELKNKLNLKNYPHHIECFDVSHLGGTSTAGSMVCFIDGEPDKNQYRKFKLKTVLNKIDDFQAIKEIVSRRYNNQQLPDLIIIDGGKGQLNAAKEALENLTIDLTKTDLISIAKKLEEIFIAGKSKSILLNSNSKVLHLLQRIRDEAHRFAITYQRDTRTKNLFQHVKN encoded by the coding sequence ATGAAGAAAACAACAATTGGATTGAATCCTATTTTAAAAACTCAACTAAAAAACATTCCACCATCTTCTGGCATTTACATGATGTTAGATAAAAGAGGAGAAGTTATATACATTGGTAAAGCAGTTAATTTGAAAGATAGAATTAGATCTTACTTAAATATAAAAAGCTGGAATACAAGACCAAAGCTTTATTTCATGATGCCTAAAGTACATGAAATAAAAACAGTTGTTACAAGATCAGAAAAAGAAGCTCTTATTTTAGAAGCTAATCTTGTAAACAAATATCAGCCAAAATATAACGTAACACTTAAAGATGATAAGAAATTCCCATGGTTAATGATTACTTATGATGAAAAGTATCCTCGCGTTGTACTCATTAGAGATGTAGCAGGGTTTAAGAAAAAATATCCTAAAACTAAAAATAAGTTCTTTGGTCCTTATAGTGATAGTAGTGCAATGTGGGAGACATATAAGATTTTAAAAGAAGGGTTTCAACTAAGGCTTCGAAAAAAGCCACTTTTTAAAGATAGACCTTGTATGAATTATCACTTAAGTCTTTGTTCTAGTCCTTGTCAAAATCTTATTACTTATAGTGACTACCACAAAATTGTAAAACAAGTAGAGGATTTTTTACTTGGTAAATATAATGTTGTTTTAAAAGAGTTAAATAAGGAAATGAATCAAGCAAGTAAGGAGCTTAAGTATGAAAAAGCTGCAAAAATCAGAGACACAATAAAAAAAATTGAAAAGGTTTTAGAAAAACAAATTGTAGTAAGTGCTGATGTAACTTTAAACCAGGATGTATTTGCATGTGATTATAAAAATCAAAATATGGTTTTAGAACTTCTCTTAATTCGAGAAGGAAAAATCATTGCAATTGAATCTTTAACAATCGTAATTCCTAAGGAAACAAATCTACTAGATGCTTTTAATGATGCAATTAAACAATATTACACAAGAATACAAGATGAAAATATCCCTTATGAAATTATTGTTCAATATGATCTTAAAGAGAAAGATTTTATAAAAGATTGGTTGGCTTCAAGGAAGCAAGGAGTAATTATTACATGTCCTAAAAAAGGTAAAAAATTAGAACTTGTAAAAATGGCTAAGCAAAATGCAAAATTTGCATTGCAAAAGATTTTATTAACAGGTGGTGATCTTGTAGGGGTATTGCATGCAATGCCCCTACAGGAATTAAAAAATAAATTAAATTTAAAAAATTATCCTCACCACATTGAATGTTTTGATGTTTCACATCTTGGTGGAACTAGTACAGCTGGTAGTATGGTTTGTTTTATAGATGGAGAACCTGATAAAAACCAATATAGGAAATTTAAATTAAAAACAGTATTAAATAAGATAGATGATTTTCAAGCAATTAAAGAAATTGTTAGCAGGAGATATAATAATCAACAATTACCAGATTTAATAATTATTGATGGTGGGAAGGGCCAATTAAATGCTGCTAAAGAAGCATTAGAAAATTTAACCATTGACTTAACAAAAACTGATCTAATTAGCATTGCAAAAAAATTAGAAGAAATCTTTATAGCAGGTAAAAGTAAATCAATTTTACTTAATAGTAATTCAAAAGTTTTACATTTATTGCAAAGAATTCGTGATGAGGCACATAGATTTGCAATTACTTATCAAAGAGATACTAGAACAAAAAACTTATTTCAACATGTTAAAAACTAA